TTCCTATTACGCATAGAACATACATGTACAAAGTATCTAAAAATCAATCGACATCTTTTTATTTGGTCAATGTTATATTGCTAAGAATAAAGTCAGTGCTCTATACGTGCTACATGATATACATTGatcatatcttttatatttttgggcGTGATATTTCGAGAATGTTTTTCACTCAAGAggcatttctttataatttattaacaacagTTGGCAAAATTGATCTTGATTGAGACTGTagtagtatataatatttatcgtaattcacagctttattatatataagtaattatatttaaataataccaTATAGTCATTTgtgttatgaaattattaacttttctaAGCAGATGTAAAGTTTTCACACAATAGAGTTTTTATTATgtgaaaactttaataatatatatattaaagctgCGATATACATTACAATCTTtcagtaaaaataatgattatatattatattataatttcaaagtcttatttgattaaaataatagatattgtttgttatatacattcaattgtatataaatatttgtctatGCCTATAGTTTTTTTGTAGAAGAGTtcttattagaataataagattttgtaTCTCttgtaaacatttaaaatagttaacaCGAGTATTTGGCACATGAAAcatcaatgatatattttagatatattactctacttttattatactatataaatttcaaacagATAATTATTGAGAGACCTTTTTTATGCTCCTGTAAGTATTATTACTAGATTTCTCACTTGTTTCATATTTGGTTTTTTTCATGGTAAGATTATAacggaattatatatatatatatatatatatgtctaaatatttatacaatatagtgGTACAATACCATgaatgcaaaagaaaataattttaatcgaacatttctatacaaaatatatttaaaattataaattaattagaaattatataaataaatgcctTGAATGCACCTACGCACGGTTTTCGGGAATAAAATAATGCCTACAGTCTATCTTAAtggaaagcaaaataaaattacaataaaaaccTATGATAGCTCtgtttttatcgtaaattctCTTACAGTCTTTTATCTCACGGAATACAGTATTTATAAGCTTACATAAGCGTAAAATGGCCTCCTATTctaaacacataaatattgtatcacATGTAGGATCACAACAAATGTTACAAATTCCACTTGCAGATAAGTCATCTATGTTATTTAGTCATTGTAGTAATTTTGTTGAACATTCAGTAATAGGGCACTTTGAGAATTTGGGTTCGTACTTTTTACCTCTAAGCATTGGTGCGGTTGTAAACACATAGTAAAAACGCGTTTTCCATGTTCAATTATCGGTAAAAGTTATCGATtagtttttaacttttttgtttatttatatatatatatatatatatatatatatatatatatatatatacacacacgcaatctgtttcttttttctctttttctttgttttgctgcaaaaatattcctcatagattatatatgagtttaaaaaatgatatatatttcaacagcagaaaaaatatgtatgtatgtatatgtatgtatgatgtatgtgtatatatatatatatatatatatatatatatatatatatatatatatatatattcatatctttCTGAAGAATACAAtgaaagttattaaattaattcatcagaaaatattaattcaatgtaaaaaatagatatctgTTTTCGCGATATACATACTTCAAATGAACACTTTGCATGAGAAGtggattttacaaatattactaTTGCACCAATTATCAGATGTTGTCTAAATACATGTctcatgtttataaaatattatattgatctATTGCTATgtgtttaatacattttatgagACTCTGTCTCATCTCATGTATTGATATCAATGCCTGTCTTTGATAGAGATTGCCACCAATTCATGATTATGACTATATATCTGTGtgaaaataagaatatcatcaaatcttatataataccATTTCGATTGAAGATATTTCGGTCTTATTATAGAGCGAGTATTAAAgagaataacaaatataaaaatcatagtcGAGATTTTGAGATATGATATATCGTATacgatatatttgtgtatgtgcgtgcgcgcgATGTGTATGcagtgatatacatatatatgtatatatgtataaaacatatgtacatatgtgtatatacatataaaatatatgtataaacgtaaacgtatatgtaaaatttgattatttaaaataatcaaggaATATCacatcagaaaatatattaatcttcgTTTGaagaaatgatattaaaatctgataaaataaatgaaaagaattgtCGTTTGGCATCTTCATTCTTTGAATTACGACTAAATAGACTATTGCTTCATATGTAAGGATTATTTCCCCGCTTTACGCGTGGGGAATAATTAGGATAACCACTCAGATATTGATGTCGCGGACTTACTGATGGCTGTTTAGTTATACTCGCCATGGCGCAGCCCATCACAAGTTCAAATGCTCTTGATATCGTTTGATACAACAGCCATGGCCACGGCTTTGGAAATTGCGTCGGTGCCGGTTCTGCACCATATCGTACAGTTTCAGCGAAGAGTccttaataacaaattaattatagtataattagaattatttttcttaaacattATCTTTAAAAGAGATATCAGTAAAACGTTGTGTTATTGTGtgattctaattatatttaatgactatattaaatatataccatATGGTCCAAAAATACGAAAAGCGTCCATGACACACAGAAGAATCCCTAAAATTGCAGTGGCACGCGTGACATTTAATACTCTTCGCACCTGAGACTTTCTGGCAGCCGCGGTGTCCGCTTCCGGTATATGCAACGGCGTGTCGGATTTTGCTCGGTTCACATATGCAATATGATTCAGTATCGAGTGAAGAGTAAAATCCGTGCCCTGCAAATAACGCGCGTATATTGTTTTGTCGTGAAATTTCAGTCGACTCTAAAAAAACTCTAAAAGAATGTTGAAGaacgcatattatttttatagatttaatgcGATAATAAGTCGTACCATAACTCTTGCTTCGTTAGGCGTTTCGGGAAGCAAATTAGTCTCCGCTGTGATATTCTCCGGATCTTCAATGCTTTTGTCATTCCATGATAGATTCTTTTTGCGCGCTTTCGTCTCTTCATCCTTGCTCTTCAAGTTATTCTTCATCAGCGCCGCTTTCTCACTGCAATCAGGTTGATCCGAATCTGATTCGGATTTCTCCTGCGTCTCCATCTTTACAGGTACTATACTCTGAAAATGTGTGGGACTTCTGTCCAGAGTTTTGATGCTAATATCGCTACTTCgacgatttataattaacggCTTAATATGAACGAATTCGGAGTTACGTCGGTAACAACTCTCGGAATTTCTACGCGAATCAGGTCGAGACGATGCAAAGCTACCAATATCGGAATTGCGTCTTGAACCTGAAATATTGTCAAACAATATGTAGATAAAAGAAAGTATCTATATAActgattaaaatcttaatgtctaaattaaatgataaattttgtactTTACGTGATATTTACCTACAGGGCTGAGATCCAAAACTTTAGGCAATCTAACATGTTCAGTTTCAGGCGGTAACATTCTTCTAGGTGTCCGGTTACCGAAATCGCTGTTCCTCCTGAGCTTAGTCGCGAACTGCGAGCCGCGATTTTTCTCATGGGTGAAATCGGAACAACGTCTCAGTTCCCTGGTGCTGCCCGACGGCGTGATATTCTCCGAATATCGTCGCGATACGTTTTCGGGCGAGCGGCTTCTCTCGAGTGGTTCGTCTACTCGCATCCTCGGCAAATATCTGGGGCTACCTTCCGTCATGCGTCTGGGGCTACCTTCTGTGATCGGAGAAGTATCGTCCTCGTTTACGAATCTGACGCTACACTCTGAATTTCTGCGGGATGATCTGTTGGATGTGTCGCTGCCTCGTCGGCTGGCCATTGAGCTTCTGCGACTCGGACTAGACACAGTTATAATCGGCAAATTAGCGGTCGACGGGGTGGGAGTGGGTGGTCTCACATAAACCTCCGGCACTGCCGATTTCTGTTCTTGCGATGGAGATTGTACGGTGCACGTGGGTACAATCGTAACACGATTCGTTTCCTTTCGCACTGATTcctctattttatatactttggtCGTGATCCGTGATTCTGAAATCAAAAATCTCATTGTCAGTCAGAACTACTCACATCGGTAAGAGAAATGATAAAGAGAAATGATACTACCTTCTTCCGCGGTTGCCTCTTCCGCGCTTTTATTCGCGTTCGTGGGTTCACTTTCCTCCGGGCTCTTCATCTTGGGGCCAAGTAAGGTGGGTACTAGCGCGGCAGCGACTGAAGTTGCTAAATTGCTATACGGTGCCAATATCGCGAGCTGCATGATACCTAAATCATACGAATAAGAGTGATTCAGTTTGGAAACAATATGAAAACGAATGCGGAATATGAAAGCatcagatatttaaaaaaaagaaaaaaatatattaaaattgaaatatacatgaaaaaagtCGAACCTTTTTGATGTGCATTGATATTATCCCGTGTTAACATACTGCTTGGCATGGTACGAAGTAGATGATCGACTTTGTAAGCTGCGTGCAGGAACGCGAGATATAGAAAGATGCTCCATACGAGAAATGCCGCTTGAACCACGTATTTCGCCATGTAGCAATTATGGGAGGACAGAGTGATGTCGCTGGCGATGATGAAGAAGAAATGCGCCGTTATGATGAGACTGAGGCAGGATTCTTTCTGTATCTTCTCCGGACCGAATTTTAGCTGTTACAAGTTATCCACATGAGAATTTTGTAATAGCAATATACATTCTACATTAACTAAACTTTTGTCATATAAATACCTTCGTCAGTTGAAGGAATGCCAATTGTATCAGGCAGAAGGCAGACGTGATGCACGGATATCCAATGTCCCATATGATCGATCCGATGACCTTTGGCATCGTCTCCTTCAGATTGTATGGATCTATGAACAGGCAAGCGGCTCGCGACGCTCCAAGTAAACATaggaatatattaatcgtgGACATGAACGGTCGGCTTGATATGAGAGATCTAAAAAGAGACAATCTTAAAATAActgtaatcttttattaatatatcgacAATACGCATATACGGACGTACCTTAAATTTAGAATAGAGAAGAGTGTATAAAACCCAAGTACGAAGAAGAGGCATGCAAAACCGTACGAATGCAATAGGAACATCCATTTCAAGTCTTGTTGTACCGAACCCCACGACGGAGCAGTGACCAGTGATTTGTCTAGAATTGCAGAATTCGACGAGGTTGACACACAGTTTTGTCCGGCGATAGGCGTGGGGACCGTTACGTTTACACCTAATTGACAGAATAACACTCGAGTGAGAAACgcgtgtctatatatatatatatatatatatatatatatatatatatatatatatatatatataatatatatgataataaatattgatatttacataactatataaaacataacaaaatacgatttatctctttaattgtcatttttctatatgttgtaattaatcatttaaatattcgcaATACAGCTTTCTAAGCTTCAGTTTCAACGAGACATGACATATTACGCGAGAAATTTTGCGCGCTATACGATCGACGAAAGTCCGATCGCgcgtttcataaatataaaaatgg
This portion of the Cataglyphis hispanica isolate Lineage 1 chromosome 10, ULB_Chis1_1.0, whole genome shotgun sequence genome encodes:
- the LOC126852192 gene encoding uncharacterized protein LOC126852192 isoform X1, translated to MDRLANWTRVNVTVPTPIAGQNCVSTSSNSAILDKSLVTAPSWGSVQQDLKWMFLLHSYGFACLFFVLGFYTLFSILNLRSLISSRPFMSTINIFLCLLGASRAACLFIDPYNLKETMPKVIGSIIWDIGYPCITSAFCLIQLAFLQLTKLKFGPEKIQKESCLSLIITAHFFFIIASDITLSSHNCYMAKYVVQAAFLVWSIFLYLAFLHAAYKVDHLLRTMPSSMLTRDNINAHQKGIMQLAILAPYSNLATSVAAALVPTLLGPKMKSPEESEPTNANKSAEEATAEEESRITTKVYKIEESVRKETNRVTIVPTCTVQSPSQEQKSAVPEVYVRPPTPTPSTANLPIITVSSPSRRSSMASRRGSDTSNRSSRRNSECSVRFVNEDDTSPITEGSPRRMTEGSPRYLPRMRVDEPLERSRSPENVSRRYSENITPSGSTRELRRCSDFTHEKNRGSQFATKLRRNSDFGNRTPRRMLPPETEHVRLPKVLDLSPVGSRRNSDIGSFASSRPDSRRNSESCYRRNSEFVHIKPLIINRRSSDISIKTLDRSPTHFQSIVPVKMETQEKSESDSDQPDCSEKAALMKNNLKSKDEETKARKKNLSWNDKSIEDPENITAETNLLPETPNEARVMGTDFTLHSILNHIAYVNRAKSDTPLHIPEADTAAARKSQVRRVLNVTRATAILGILLCVMDAFRIFGPYGLFAETVRYGAEPAPTQFPKPWPWLLYQTISRAFELVMGCAMASITKQPSVSPRHQYLSGYPNYSPRVKRGNNPYI
- the LOC126852192 gene encoding uncharacterized protein LOC126852192 isoform X3, which translates into the protein MFLLHSYGFACLFFVLGFYTLFSILNLRSLISSRPFMSTINIFLCLLGASRAACLFIDPYNLKETMPKVIGSIIWDIGYPCITSAFCLIQLAFLQLTKLKFGPEKIQKESCLSLIITAHFFFIIASDITLSSHNCYMAKYVVQAAFLVWSIFLYLAFLHAAYKVDHLLRTMPSSMLTRDNINAHQKGIMQLAILAPYSNLATSVAAALVPTLLGPKMKSPEESEPTNANKSAEEATAEEESRITTKVYKIEESVRKETNRVTIVPTCTVQSPSQEQKSAVPEVYVRPPTPTPSTANLPIITVSSPSRRSSMASRRGSDTSNRSSRRNSECSVRFVNEDDTSPITEGSPRRMTEGSPRYLPRMRVDEPLERSRSPENVSRRYSENITPSGSTRELRRCSDFTHEKNRGSQFATKLRRNSDFGNRTPRRMLPPETEHVRLPKVLDLSPVGSRRNSDIGSFASSRPDSRRNSESCYRRNSEFVHIKPLIINRRSSDISIKTLDRSPTHFQSIVPVKMETQEKSESDSDQPDCSEKAALMKNNLKSKDEETKARKKNLSWNDKSIEDPENITAETNLLPETPNEARVMGTDFTLHSILNHIAYVNRAKSDTPLHIPEADTAAARKSQVRRVLNVTRATAILGILLCVMDAFRIFGPYGLFAETVRYGAEPAPTQFPKPWPWLLYQTISRAFELVMGCAMASITKQPSVSPRHQYLSGYPNYSPRVKRGNNPYI
- the LOC126852192 gene encoding uncharacterized protein LOC126852192 isoform X2 → MDRLANWTHKSLVTAPSWGSVQQDLKWMFLLHSYGFACLFFVLGFYTLFSILNLRSLISSRPFMSTINIFLCLLGASRAACLFIDPYNLKETMPKVIGSIIWDIGYPCITSAFCLIQLAFLQLTKLKFGPEKIQKESCLSLIITAHFFFIIASDITLSSHNCYMAKYVVQAAFLVWSIFLYLAFLHAAYKVDHLLRTMPSSMLTRDNINAHQKGIMQLAILAPYSNLATSVAAALVPTLLGPKMKSPEESEPTNANKSAEEATAEEESRITTKVYKIEESVRKETNRVTIVPTCTVQSPSQEQKSAVPEVYVRPPTPTPSTANLPIITVSSPSRRSSMASRRGSDTSNRSSRRNSECSVRFVNEDDTSPITEGSPRRMTEGSPRYLPRMRVDEPLERSRSPENVSRRYSENITPSGSTRELRRCSDFTHEKNRGSQFATKLRRNSDFGNRTPRRMLPPETEHVRLPKVLDLSPVGSRRNSDIGSFASSRPDSRRNSESCYRRNSEFVHIKPLIINRRSSDISIKTLDRSPTHFQSIVPVKMETQEKSESDSDQPDCSEKAALMKNNLKSKDEETKARKKNLSWNDKSIEDPENITAETNLLPETPNEARVMGTDFTLHSILNHIAYVNRAKSDTPLHIPEADTAAARKSQVRRVLNVTRATAILGILLCVMDAFRIFGPYGLFAETVRYGAEPAPTQFPKPWPWLLYQTISRAFELVMGCAMASITKQPSVSPRHQYLSGYPNYSPRVKRGNNPYI